The proteins below come from a single Acidimicrobiia bacterium genomic window:
- a CDS encoding adenylate/guanylate cyclase domain-containing protein produces the protein MAELPLGTVTFMFTDLEGSTRLWEEQPEAMRDSLASHDSIMRNAIESHRGVVFSEMGDGMAAAFAAPGDALAAALDAQLGLASCEWGETGPLRARMGLHAGQGELRVDGQYVNQPLNRCARLMAIAHGGQIVVSESVESLVRSALPAEVGLVAMGEHRLRDLTSAIGVFQVTHPELPHDFPPLRSLDVLPGNLPVQMTSFVGREQELTRVAAELADARVVTLTGVGGVGKTRLALEVAAELVPQFRDGAWLAELAGVRDPEAVPDALVSMFGLQVSGGVSATTTLVEFLRGKELLLVVDNCEHLLRAVAGLVDEVVRGCAGVRVLVTSREGLNVPGERMLGVASLGVPPTRPGSRRSRGATRWRCSWSGPGR, from the coding sequence ATGGCCGAGTTGCCGTTGGGGACCGTGACGTTCATGTTCACGGATCTGGAGGGTTCGACCCGACTCTGGGAGGAACAGCCCGAGGCGATGCGCGACTCGTTGGCGAGTCACGACTCGATCATGCGCAACGCGATCGAGTCGCACCGGGGCGTCGTGTTCTCCGAGATGGGCGACGGCATGGCCGCCGCGTTCGCGGCGCCAGGCGACGCTTTGGCCGCGGCCCTCGACGCACAGCTGGGTCTCGCATCGTGCGAGTGGGGTGAGACGGGTCCGCTGCGCGCCCGGATGGGGTTGCACGCGGGCCAGGGCGAGTTGCGGGTCGACGGCCAGTATGTGAACCAACCGCTGAACCGGTGCGCGCGTCTGATGGCGATCGCGCACGGCGGCCAGATCGTGGTCTCGGAATCGGTGGAGAGCTTGGTCCGAAGTGCGCTGCCAGCCGAGGTTGGGCTGGTTGCCATGGGTGAGCATCGACTGCGCGACCTGACGAGCGCGATCGGGGTGTTCCAGGTCACGCATCCCGAGCTGCCGCACGACTTCCCGCCGTTGCGGTCGCTTGATGTGCTGCCGGGGAACCTGCCCGTGCAGATGACGTCGTTCGTGGGTCGCGAGCAGGAGCTGACGCGCGTCGCGGCCGAGCTCGCCGACGCGCGGGTGGTGACGCTGACCGGGGTGGGCGGCGTCGGCAAGACGCGGCTGGCGTTGGAAGTCGCCGCCGAGCTCGTACCGCAGTTCCGCGACGGTGCGTGGCTCGCCGAGCTCGCCGGCGTGCGCGATCCCGAGGCCGTCCCCGACGCGCTGGTGTCGATGTTCGGTTTGCAGGTCTCCGGCGGAGTGTCGGCGACCACAACGCTGGTGGAGTTCCTGCGCGGAAAGGAGCTGCTGTTGGTGGTGGACAACTGCGAGCACCTGTTGCGCGCCGTCGCGGGCCTCGTCGATGAGGTCGTGCGCGGGTGTGCAGGAGTCCGGGTGCTGGTGACGAGCCGGGAGGGGCTCAATGTGCCCGGCGAGCGGATGTTGGGCGTGGCATCGCTCGGCGTGCCCCCGACGCGGCCGGGCTCGAGGCGATCGCGCGGTGCGACGCGGTGGCGCTGTTCGTGGAGCGGGCCCGGGCGGTGA
- a CDS encoding tetratricopeptide repeat protein gives MALFVERARAVKSSFVLDATNADAVSQVCRRLDGIALAIELAAARVAMLTPAEVARRLDQRFRLLGGGQRTAVERHQTLRAAIDWSYELLSETEQLLLDRLSIFVGGFSLEDAEAVTADGAIEGADVFELLATLVARSLVVADTDGDETRYRLPETIRQYAQERLDGSGDGDRLRAVHAAYFAGFAEAAITNATGPDGAEWERRFEREFDNVRAALTWATDTQDVDTALRLVAVWDAPINLWDVALISTTVWAAQVVLAISGASEHPKYPAALAVTAWIATMQSDQELARRRCDEAVIAEQRLGTEPSILIWNVLANSAQAQGNRDEAVKHARHCVKVARARGDDAWQVQALASSALSHALAGYPAEALTDAEETLALTHRIANPRILSSLLSMVAFALGESEPQRALVIAREAVALIPSGEHNTTHVFAGDLAARNGDHREAVGYFAKAIESFHWMGWRLPVGLTLGYVGVEIADDDPEAAAVLFGVCDALAPDYAHAPHFVEALAQANVALETTLGTARREELYAQGMKMSDIDAVDYGNAAITRFLSEDTA, from the coding sequence GTGGCGCTGTTCGTGGAGCGGGCCCGGGCGGTGAAGTCGAGCTTCGTGCTCGACGCGACGAACGCTGACGCGGTCTCGCAAGTGTGCCGACGGCTCGACGGGATCGCGCTGGCGATCGAGCTCGCGGCCGCGCGCGTCGCGATGTTGACTCCGGCCGAGGTGGCGCGGCGTCTCGACCAGCGGTTCCGACTGCTGGGCGGCGGACAGCGCACGGCGGTGGAGCGCCACCAGACGTTGCGCGCCGCGATCGACTGGTCCTACGAGCTGTTGAGCGAGACCGAACAGCTGCTGTTGGACCGGCTGAGCATCTTCGTCGGCGGGTTCAGCCTCGAGGACGCCGAAGCCGTCACCGCCGACGGCGCCATCGAAGGCGCTGACGTGTTCGAGCTGCTCGCAACGTTGGTGGCGCGCTCGCTGGTCGTCGCCGACACCGACGGCGACGAGACGCGCTACCGGCTCCCGGAGACCATCCGCCAGTATGCGCAGGAACGCCTCGACGGCAGCGGCGACGGCGACCGCCTCCGTGCCGTACACGCTGCGTACTTCGCCGGCTTCGCGGAGGCGGCCATCACCAACGCGACGGGTCCCGACGGGGCCGAATGGGAACGGCGCTTCGAGCGAGAGTTCGACAACGTCCGTGCTGCGCTCACCTGGGCCACCGACACCCAAGACGTCGACACAGCGCTGCGACTGGTGGCCGTGTGGGACGCGCCCATCAATCTCTGGGACGTCGCCCTCATCTCCACGACCGTCTGGGCCGCCCAGGTCGTCCTGGCCATCTCCGGGGCATCCGAGCACCCGAAGTATCCGGCCGCCCTGGCCGTCACCGCGTGGATCGCCACGATGCAAAGCGACCAGGAGCTTGCCCGGCGCCGTTGCGACGAGGCCGTGATCGCCGAGCAGAGGCTCGGTACCGAGCCCAGCATCCTCATCTGGAACGTACTAGCGAACAGCGCGCAGGCGCAGGGCAACCGCGATGAAGCCGTCAAGCACGCGCGGCACTGTGTGAAGGTCGCACGCGCTCGCGGCGACGACGCGTGGCAAGTGCAGGCGCTGGCATCGTCGGCGCTCTCGCACGCCCTGGCGGGCTACCCGGCGGAGGCGCTCACCGACGCCGAAGAGACCCTGGCGCTGACCCACCGAATCGCCAACCCCCGCATCCTCTCGAGTTTGCTCAGCATGGTGGCATTCGCCCTTGGCGAATCCGAACCCCAGCGGGCCCTCGTCATCGCCCGCGAAGCGGTCGCACTCATCCCGTCGGGAGAGCACAACACGACCCACGTGTTTGCCGGGGACCTTGCCGCCCGGAACGGCGACCACCGTGAGGCGGTTGGATACTTCGCGAAGGCCATCGAGTCGTTCCACTGGATGGGATGGAGGCTCCCGGTCGGCCTCACCCTCGGCTACGTCGGCGTCGAGATCGCCGACGACGACCCCGAAGCCGCGGCGGTGCTCTTCGGCGTCTGCGATGCCCTCGCACCCGACTACGCGCACGCTCCTCACTTCGTGGAAGCCCTCGCGCAAGCAAACGTCGCGCTCGAGACAACATTGGGCACCGCTCGCCGAGAAGAGCTGTACGCACAAGGCATGAAGATGAGCGACATCGACGCCGTCGACTACGGCAACGCGGCGATCACCCGTTTCCTCTCCGAAGACACCGCCTGA